The Thermodesulfovibrionales bacterium genome has a segment encoding these proteins:
- the purN gene encoding phosphoribosylglycinamide formyltransferase — translation MEKLALGVLASGRGSNFQAIIDEIEAGSLNAVIKVLIVDNPDSFAIERARKHSIEFLHIDPKQFNAREAFFTRIVDEFRAKGVELVILAGFMRIVKRPLLEAFPSRIMNIHPALLPSFRGLHGQKQAVDAGVRISGCTVHFVDEGMDTGPTIIQAAVPVSPDDTEERLSERILRMEHKIFPEAIRLYSEGRLSVEGRVVKIKDYALKEGAIANPPLR, via the coding sequence GTGGAGAAACTCGCCCTCGGGGTTCTTGCGTCCGGCCGCGGTTCTAATTTCCAGGCGATCATCGACGAGATAGAAGCCGGCAGCCTCAATGCCGTCATAAAGGTTCTCATTGTTGACAATCCCGACTCTTTTGCTATCGAAAGGGCCCGGAAGCACTCGATAGAATTCCTCCATATCGATCCGAAACAATTCAACGCAAGGGAAGCTTTCTTTACCAGGATTGTCGATGAATTTAGGGCGAAAGGTGTCGAACTCGTGATACTGGCCGGCTTCATGCGTATCGTGAAAAGGCCCCTCCTGGAGGCCTTTCCCTCACGGATCATGAACATTCATCCTGCTCTCTTACCTTCCTTCCGCGGCCTCCATGGCCAGAAACAGGCGGTAGATGCAGGTGTGAGGATCAGCGGCTGCACCGTTCATTTTGTAGACGAAGGCATGGATACGGGGCCGACAATAATTCAGGCCGCCGTTCCCGTATCCCCCGATGACACTGAGGAACGCCTTTCGGAAAGGATCCTGCGGATGGAACACAAGATCTTTCCCGAAGCGATTCGGCTCTACAGCGAAGGAAGGCTGTCGGTAGAGGGCAGGGTGGTCAAGATCAAGGACTACGCCTTGAAAGAGGGGGCAATCGCGAATCCCCCGTTACGGTGA
- a CDS encoding peptidylprolyl isomerase, with product MEYMLSKNKTASVVIALFLLSGSATATVLLDKVVAIINKEVITWGELYRAMEFKATEGFKALSNTEKMKVFKENEAGFLENMVDVKLQIQAAKKLDIDASSEEIAEAIDGIKKKYSIGDKEFDESLKKEGFTLEEYKKLLAEQIILSKVVNQQVKSRIVVSDREITEYVAKNKGGGFKIRQIFFKKPDKEMERQAVEAKAEDVYRRLMAGEDFPSLAVRYSDDPSGKTGGELGFVKKEQLGKEFLDVLSRMNTGEVSGPFWTSTGIHIIQLEDKEDAKSPEESREIAKKKLSEKKFNEEYKNWIKSLREKSFVEIRL from the coding sequence ATGGAATACATGCTCTCGAAAAATAAGACAGCGTCAGTAGTGATTGCGCTATTTCTCTTGTCAGGCAGTGCGACTGCTACGGTGCTCCTTGACAAAGTCGTGGCTATCATAAACAAGGAGGTCATAACATGGGGTGAACTCTACAGGGCCATGGAGTTCAAGGCGACTGAGGGGTTCAAGGCATTAAGTAACACAGAGAAGATGAAGGTATTCAAGGAAAATGAAGCGGGCTTCCTCGAAAACATGGTTGATGTGAAACTCCAGATACAGGCTGCCAAGAAACTCGATATCGATGCATCAAGCGAGGAAATTGCCGAGGCGATAGACGGGATCAAGAAGAAATATTCTATTGGTGACAAGGAATTTGACGAGTCCCTGAAAAAAGAGGGCTTCACTCTGGAGGAATATAAAAAGCTCCTTGCCGAACAGATCATCCTCAGCAAGGTGGTTAACCAGCAGGTGAAGAGCAGGATCGTCGTATCAGACAGGGAGATAACCGAATACGTCGCGAAAAACAAGGGGGGCGGCTTTAAAATCAGGCAGATATTCTTCAAGAAACCCGACAAGGAGATGGAGAGACAGGCCGTCGAGGCGAAGGCCGAAGATGTATACCGGAGGTTGATGGCAGGCGAAGACTTTCCTTCCCTCGCCGTGAGATACTCCGATGACCCTTCCGGCAAGACCGGAGGCGAACTCGGTTTCGTGAAGAAAGAACAGCTCGGGAAAGAGTTTCTCGACGTGCTCTCCCGTATGAATACGGGTGAGGTGAGCGGTCCGTTCTGGACATCGACCGGCATCCATATTATTCAGCTGGAAGATAAGGAGGATGCCAAGAGCCCTGAAGAGTCGAGGGAGATCGCAAAGAAGAAACTCTCTGAGAAGAAATTCAATGAAGAGTATAAGAACTGGATCAAGAGTCTCAGGGAGAAGTCTTTTGTCGAGATAAGGTTATAG